From Candidatus Dormiibacterota bacterium:
CGACATCAGGGAGGCGAACGCCTCGATCCCACCCGCGGCGCCCAGGCAATGCCCCACCGCCCCCTTGATCGACACGACCGGAATGCGCAGGGCGCGTTCACCGAACATCGTCTTCAGGGCGCGCGTCTCGGCCGCGTCGTTCTGCTCGGTGCCGGTGCCATGAGCGTTGACGTGATCGACGTCGTCGGCCGTCAGATTGGAGGAGGCGAGAGCCGCCCGCATCGATCGGACGAGGCCCGCTCCATTGGGGTCGGGGGCCGTGGCGTGATGCGCGTCCGACGACATGCCGTACCCCGCGATCTCCCCGTAGATACGCGCCCCGCGCCGGCGTGCCGCCTCGAGAGGCTCGAGGACCAGCAGGACGGCGCACTCCCCCAGGGACATCCCCTGGCGCTCCCGGTCGAACGGACGGCACGGCTCCGGGTCGACCAGCCGGAGTGAGTTGAAGCCGGAATAGGTCGTGCGCGACAGCGTCTCGACGCCCCCCGCCAGCACCATGTCCTGGGCGCCGCGGGCCACGAGCGAGGCCCCCAGCCCGACGGCGATCGTCGAGGAGGAGCAGGCGTTCATGATCGTCTGGACCCGTCCTGCGAGACCGAGCCGCGCCGCGATGAGATCCGCCGTCGTCGTCATGAAGAACCCGAGGGCCGATGACGGCCGCGGGAGGCGCCCCCGGAGCCTGGCCTCGAGATAATTTTCCCCCTGCAGGAGCCCGGTGCCGCCGCCCCCGAGGATCAGGCCGGTCCCGGTCCCCCCGACGCGTGCGGGGTCGAGACCGGCGTCGGCGAGGGCCTGCCGCGCGGCCTCGACGCCGAGCCTGTCGCCGCGGGACAGGCGCGCCCGTTCCTTCCTCGTGAAATCCCCGTTCCAGCCTGTCGGGTTGATCTGCGCCGCGGTGTGCGTGCGGTCCTTCGAAGCGTCGAACAGCGTGAGCGGCCCGATCCCACAGCGCCCGGCGACGAGCCCCCGCCAGGTCTCGGCCGCCGATTCCCCCAGGGCCGAGATGACGCCGGCCCCGGTCACGGCGACCCGGCTCATGCAGGCTTCCCCAGGGCGATCGTGAACTCCCCTTCGGCGACGACCGCCCCGCCCGGGGGGGAGCCGGCGAGCTCGGCGACGCTGCGCACACGGATCATGTTGCCCAGGATCCCGGTGACCGAGGCGGTGATCAGAAGGCGATCGCCGGGCCCCACCCGCCGCAGAAGACGCCCCCCGTCGATCCCGACGATCATCCCCGCGCCGCGCGGTGTCTCGGAGGCGTGCGCATGGTCCTCGCCCTGTGTTTCCGCCAGAGGGATGGCCGCCTGCGCCATCGCCTCCAGCAGAAGAGAGAAGGGGTATCCTCCCCGCGGGTCGTCCCGCACCACCTCGTCCGTGGTGACGGCCTTGATGGCCGTGCTGATCCCGTGTTCCAGCTCCAGGACCACGTCGATCATCCGGAATGGGTGCGAGTGCGGCGGAACGGTCGCGTCGCTCACGTGCGGGTCTCCCGCGGACGGGACAGGCAGTTTAGACGACGGCTCCCGTCGTTGCAAGCGTCGCTCGTCTCTGGTATAAGGACGGCCTCCATGCCCGGCAACAATCATGTGCTCCACAGCGAATTGAAGCGCTTCATCGTGCGCCGGCTCCGCCTGGAGCAGGTCGACCCCGATTCCATCCAGGACGACGCCCTCCTCGTGGGCGGCGGTCTCGACCTCGACTCGATCGATCTTCTGGAGCTGGTGGTCGGGCTCGAGAAGGAGTACGGGCTGAAGATCGCGGACGTGGCGGAGGGCCGGCGCATCCTGACGTCGGTCGACAGCCTCGCCCGATTCGTCGCCGGGCAGCGTGGCGACGCCTGAGGCCGGCGGCCGCGGCGCGGCCGCCTATGTCGGAGTGATCCCGGCTCTGAACGCCTCGTCGACCATCGGACCGGTGGTGGCGGGCACTCTCCGCCACCTGCCGCGCGTCCTGGTGGTGGACGACGGATCGACCGACGACACCTCGGACCGCGCGCGCGCCGCGGGGGCCGAGGTCCTCCGTCACCCCGACAACCTCGGCAAGGGGGCGGCGCTGTGCACGGCGTTCGAGCACGTGCTCGCCGGGCGCCCGGTCGACGCCGTCATCACCCTCGACGCCGACGGCCAGCACGATCCGGAGGATATCCCCCTCTTCCTGGAATTGCACCGGAGCGCGCGTCCCTCCCTGATCGTGGGCTCGCGCGCCCGCGACTTCGCGGCCATGTGGGGACCGCGCCGGGCCATGAACCGGTTCTCGTCGGCCTCGCTGCGCATCTTCTCCGGAGTCGATCTGCCCGACTCGCAGAGCGGCTTCCGGCTGTACGATGCCGCCTTTCTCGGACGGCTTCGCCTCGTCGGGCGCCGCTACGAGGCCGAGATGGAGGCGCTGATGCGCGCCGCGGAGTGGCGGATGAAGGTCACCTCGGTGCCGATCCACCTGCGCGTCGTCGACGGACGGGCCACGAGCCACTACCGGCCGCTGCGCGACACCGTCCGCATCGTCGACACCGTCCTGCGCCAGTGGCTGAGACGCCGCTTCGCGCGCTCCCGCCCGGACGAGCCGTGACCGGGTCGCGCAAGATCCTGCTGATCTCCGCCTCGCACTACGAGCCTCGCGGCGGCGTGGCGCGCGTCGAGCGCTACTGGACCTCCGGGCTCACCCTCGTCCACCTCGAGGCGCTGACGCCGCGCGATTTCGTCTGCGAGCTGGTGGACGACTTCAGGCGCGAGCCGCCCCTGGAGACCGACGCCGAGCTGGTCGGCATCACGGCGATGGGGCTGCAGATCGGCCGGGCGTACGATCTGGCGGACTACTACCGCGCGCGCGGCCTGCCGGTCGTCATGGGGGGGGCGTGGGTCTCGCTCAACCCGGAGCAGGCGCTGGAACATTGCGACGTGGTGTTGAAGGGGGAGGCCGAGTACGCCTGGCCCGAGCTGCTGGCCGATTTCCAGCGCGGCGTATTCCGCCAGCGCGTCTACGAAGGGAGCCGGCAGCACGACCTGCGCGGGCTCCCCGAGGCGGACCTCGACCACCTGCCGCTCTGGCGCCCCGAGCTGATGCGCGAAAAGGTGTACCGCGACTACTACTTCCAGTTCCCTCTGTACGTCACGCGCGGCTGTCCCTTCCGCTGCGAGTACTGCTGCGTCACCCGGTTCCACGAGGCGACGTACCGCAAGCGGCCGATCGGCGAGGTGATGCGCGACGTCGACGCCATCCGCTCCAGAGGGTCCCGCAACATCCTGTTCATGGACGACAACCCGGTCGCCGACCGGCGTTACGCGAAGGAGCTGTTCGGTGCTTTGGCCCCGAAAGGGATGCGCTGGTGCAGCCAGTGCACGATCCAGATCGCCGAGGACGAGGAGCTCCTCGATCTCGCCGCCAAGAGCGGCTGTTTTCTTCTCTCGATCGGCTTCGAAACGATCAAGCAGTCGAACCTCGACGGAATCAACAAGCCGTGGGCCCGCGCCCGCGAGTACGCGCGCCTGATCCGCCTGCTACGTCACCGCGGCATCCAGATCGTCGCCCTCATCATGATCGGCCTCGACGACGACGATCCCGCCGATTTCGACCGCACCCTCGAGTTCCTGATCCGCCACAAGGTGCCGCTGGCGAAGTTCCACCTGCCGATCCCGTATCCCGGGACGCCGTTCTACGACCGGATGGAGAAGGAGGGGCGGATCCTGACGAAGGACTGGAGCCGCTACCACTACGGCAGCGCCGTCATCCGGCCGAAGCGGATGACGCCCGAGATGGCGGAGCAGAAGTTCTGGGCGACCTACCACGACTTCTTCAGCATGCGCTCGATCCTGCGCCGCTTCTTCCCGCCCGCGCCGCGCAATCTCAAGATCCAGATGCACTACCTGACGGCGAACCTGATCTTCAGGAAGATGCAGCAGGCCGGGAAGCACCCCTACCTTTACTAGCGCAGGCTCAATCGAGGGCTTCGAGAGGCGCCGGCGCCGTGACGTCGCGCTCCAGGCTGCGGCGCGTCAGGGTAAGGACGGAGCGCTGCTTGATCTCGTTGAGGCAGGCGAGGATGGCGGGAACACCGAGGACGGTCGCGCCCGGCAGGAAAGCGGCGGCCGCGAGGTAGTTGATAGGGCGCATCGAGGCGCGCGTCTCCGGCGCGAGAAGGCCGGCGTAGTAGTGTCCGATTGCCCGGTAGATGTGCGACAGCAGACGCGGGAAGCCGATGGATGACGCGACGTAACGGCACTCTCCGCGACTCACGCTCGCGAGCCACTCGGCCGCCGTCCCGCCCGGCGCCAGCGTGTACGAAGAAGCGACGTGGTCCAGGACGTGCGCGTCGCTCCCGCCGACCGCCGTCTTGCGCAGGCCGAGCGCCAGGGCGAAGCGCAGCATCGCCTCGGCCACCTCGACGTGCCCCGCCGGCATCGTGCTGTTGGCGACTTCGATGTGGTCGAACAGCCCCAGGATCTCCTCCACGTAGGCGCG
This genomic window contains:
- a CDS encoding beta-ketoacyl-[acyl-carrier-protein] synthase family protein, which gives rise to MSRVAVTGAGVISALGESAAETWRGLVAGRCGIGPLTLFDASKDRTHTAAQINPTGWNGDFTRKERARLSRGDRLGVEAARQALADAGLDPARVGGTGTGLILGGGGTGLLQGENYLEARLRGRLPRPSSALGFFMTTTADLIAARLGLAGRVQTIMNACSSSTIAVGLGASLVARGAQDMVLAGGVETLSRTTYSGFNSLRLVDPEPCRPFDRERQGMSLGECAVLLVLEPLEAARRRGARIYGEIAGYGMSSDAHHATAPDPNGAGLVRSMRAALASSNLTADDVDHVNAHGTGTEQNDAAETRALKTMFGERALRIPVVSIKGAVGHCLGAAGGIEAFASLMSLFHGLIPPTTGLRETGPDCDLDCVPARAREARLRVVLSNSTAFGGNNGTLVLKRHDA
- a CDS encoding phosphopantetheine-binding protein is translated as MPGNNHVLHSELKRFIVRRLRLEQVDPDSIQDDALLVGGGLDLDSIDLLELVVGLEKEYGLKIADVAEGRRILTSVDSLARFVAGQRGDA
- a CDS encoding radical SAM protein, translating into MTGSRKILLISASHYEPRGGVARVERYWTSGLTLVHLEALTPRDFVCELVDDFRREPPLETDAELVGITAMGLQIGRAYDLADYYRARGLPVVMGGAWVSLNPEQALEHCDVVLKGEAEYAWPELLADFQRGVFRQRVYEGSRQHDLRGLPEADLDHLPLWRPELMREKVYRDYYFQFPLYVTRGCPFRCEYCCVTRFHEATYRKRPIGEVMRDVDAIRSRGSRNILFMDDNPVADRRYAKELFGALAPKGMRWCSQCTIQIAEDEELLDLAAKSGCFLLSIGFETIKQSNLDGINKPWARAREYARLIRLLRHRGIQIVALIMIGLDDDDPADFDRTLEFLIRHKVPLAKFHLPIPYPGTPFYDRMEKEGRILTKDWSRYHYGSAVIRPKRMTPEMAEQKFWATYHDFFSMRSILRRFFPPAPRNLKIQMHYLTANLIFRKMQQAGKHPYLY
- a CDS encoding PHP domain-containing protein, producing MSDASSDTPPAPTLRRCDLHLHTRYSSWSHARVLRARDSCSHPADVFDRAKAAGMDYVAITDHDSIEGALSLLEDRPDRAAEIIVGEEVETRFPDTGQRLHVNVFGLNETAHREVQRLRGDVHDLVAWLRRRRLLFVLNHPFWSYRFQKRPRAYVEEILGLFDHIEVANSTMPAGHVEVAEAMLRFALALGLRKTAVGGSDAHVLDHVASSYTLAPGGTAAEWLASVSRGECRYVASSIGFPRLLSHIYRAIGHYYAGLLAPETRASMRPINYLAAAAFLPGATVLGVPAILACLNEIKQRSVLTLTRRSLERDVTAPAPLEALD
- a CDS encoding glycosyltransferase family 2 protein; amino-acid sequence: MATPEAGGRGAAAYVGVIPALNASSTIGPVVAGTLRHLPRVLVVDDGSTDDTSDRARAAGAEVLRHPDNLGKGAALCTAFEHVLAGRPVDAVITLDADGQHDPEDIPLFLELHRSARPSLIVGSRARDFAAMWGPRRAMNRFSSASLRIFSGVDLPDSQSGFRLYDAAFLGRLRLVGRRYEAEMEALMRAAEWRMKVTSVPIHLRVVDGRATSHYRPLRDTVRIVDTVLRQWLRRRFARSRPDEP